A single Penaeus chinensis breed Huanghai No. 1 chromosome 7, ASM1920278v2, whole genome shotgun sequence DNA region contains:
- the LOC125026853 gene encoding pro-resilin-like, which yields MAIARPEEVPGYDYSSPSHGSSSGKYDFNYVVKDDYSSNDFGHQEDRDGYGAQGSYYVQLPDGRLQKVTYSVNGDSGFVAEVSYEGKAQYSAEQPSYKPTPSYT from the coding sequence ATGGCTATCGCCCGCCCTGAGGAAGTTCCAGGCTATgattactcttccccttcccatggcTCCTCATCCGGCAAGTACGACTTTAACTACGTAGTCAAAGATGACTACTCCAGTaacgacttcggtcaccaggaGGATCGGGATGGATATGGTGCCCAGGGTTCTTATTACGTCCAACTTCCCGACGGCCGTCTGCAGAAGGTCACCTATTCCGTCAACGGCGACTCCGGCTTCGTGGCCGAAGTCAGCTATGAGGGAAAGGCCCAGTACTCTGCTGAACAGCCATCCTACAAACCAACCCCATCATACACGTAA
- the LOC125027507 gene encoding pro-resilin-like translates to MCSKLIVVAALVAMAVARPEDTPGYGYSAPASGSSPAQYDFNYAVKDDYSSNDFGHQEDRDGYGAQGSYYVLLPDGRLQKVTYSVNGDSGFVAEVSYEGEAQYPAEQPAYNPTPSYA, encoded by the exons ATGTGTAGCAAG cTCATCGTTGTCGCCGCCCTCGTGGCTATGGCTGTCGCCCGCCCTGAAGATACTCCTGGGTATGGGTACTCTGCCCCAGCATCTGGTTCTTCGCCCGCtcagtacgacttcaactacgctGTCAAGGATGACTACTCCAGTaacgacttcggccaccaggagGATCGCGATGGTTATGGTGCCCAGGGTTCCTACTACGTCCTCCTTCCCGACGGCCGtctgcagaaggtcacctactCCGTCAACGGCGACTCCGGCTTCGTAGCCGAGGTCAGCTACGAGGGAGAGGCCCAGTACCCTGCTGAACAGCCTGCCTACAACCCTACTCCTTCATATGCCTAA
- the LOC125026852 gene encoding pro-resilin-like yields MSTKFIFAFAFLTMALARPEDTPGYDYSSPSHGSSPGKYDFNYAVKDNYSSNDFGHQEDRDGYGAQGSYYVLLPDGRLQKVTYSVNGDSGFVAEVSYEGEAQYPAEQPSYKPTPSYA; encoded by the exons ATGTCTACcaag TTTATTTTTGCTTTCGCCTTCTTGACCATGGCCCTCGCCCGCCCTGAGGACACTCCCGGCTATgattactcttccccttcccatggcTCCTCACCCggcaagtacgacttcaactacgctGTCAAGGATAACTACTCCAGTaacgacttcggtcaccaggaGGATCGCGATGGTTATGGTGCCCAGGGTTCCTACTACGTCCTCCTTCCCGACGGCCGtctgcagaaggtcacctactCCGTCAACGGCGACTCCGGCTTCGTAGCCGAGGTCAGCTACGAGGGAGAGGCCCAGTACCCCGCTGAACAGCCTTCCTACAAGCCAACTCCTTCTTATGCCTAA